One Cicer arietinum cultivar CDC Frontier isolate Library 1 chromosome 8, Cicar.CDCFrontier_v2.0, whole genome shotgun sequence DNA segment encodes these proteins:
- the LOC101499947 gene encoding uncharacterized protein: MFRSAKWRSEKNRIKIVFKLHFNATQVLQSGVDALVLSIVPGDIGRPTKRLEKATVQDGNCRWENPVYETVKFIQDPKTGKISDKIYNFLLSTGLSKASYIGEVSINFSDYVDATKPSHVSLPIRTSHCDAVLHISIQKLQENSDQREEEECEVAKLKLDDRSLRNQLSNGDTDESTKSYFSEDVSTKAIINRTSSGSDITLSSSDDSSGVETPREIGLRKTNIKLTTNQFIPAMHHAAEPAVNDSTSVHDLHPRSQWELSSSSEIGLSTGDSKNPSHNALSMERSQQEASHLEIERLKAELAALARQMNVSDIELQTLRKQIVKESKRGQDLTKEIIILKDERDALKIECNNIRLFHKRMDDAKVRNRSQLENGDLHAFVEEIRQELNYEKDTNANLRLQLKKMQESNAELVLAVQDLEEMLEQKNRDMCNDSNKRELHKISQELGMKLLKCETEDDDEQKALDKFVKENSDAKETHLLEKKIIDLYGEIEMYRRDKEELEMQVEQLALDYEILKQENHGISHKLEQSQLQEQLNMQCECSSPHAAMNDIETHIENLEKELKEQSQDFSNSLATIKELETHIRRLEEELEKQAQGFEADLEAVACEKVDQEQRAIQAEEALRKTRLKNANTAERLQEEFQRLSMQMTSTFDENEKATMKALTEASELRAQKKLVEGMLHRVEEELQSTKVDYEEKLNDLSNQIDTMTVQIRQMLVEIEDKSKKLENQTKLGEQVNSDFSEKIDMLQADNEKLKVEILHLSEQVEGKEILRSDLELMKKSVEESERQLHRGTVERNEFMSTIALLKKEMEDSLNELNKMRNLKDEKEEEATILKSELEAIRAQCSDLKQSLFEDEAEKEKLRKQISQLKSEIKKKGDALTGIEKRFRDSNGRTQLSDGTKTIPINKRNSSSPQNSKEMASLREKIKMLEGLIKSKEAALETSKTSSMEKEKELQTRIVELENKVEEFNEYVNLHKLTEKETGTSIIDTADNNLSEILTELSSLKERNKLMESELKEMQERYSEMSLKFAEVEGERQMLVMMVRNLKSNHKG; encoded by the exons ATGTTTCGTTCTGCAAAATGGAGGAGTGAGAAAAACAgaattaaaattgttttcaaGCTTCACTTCAATGCCACTCAG GTGTTACAATCAGGGGTAGATGCATTGGTGTTGTCAATAGTTCCTGGAGATATTGGAAGACCAACTAAGAGATTAGAGAAAGCTACGGTTCAAGATGGAAATTGTAGGTGGGAAAATCCGGTATACGAAACAGTCAAGTTTATTCAGGATCCTAAGACTGGGAAAATCAgtgacaaaatatataattttttgctTTCCACG GGGTTATCGAAAGCTAGCTATATTGGAGAGGTTTCTATAAACTTTTCTGATTATGTAGATGCCACAAAGCCTTCTCATGTATCTCTTCCCATCAGAACTTCTCATTGTGATGCTGTTTTACAT ATATCTATCCAGAAGCTGCAAGAAAATAGTGATCAAAG agaggaagaagaatgTGAAGTTGCCAAACTAAAATTGGATGATAGGAGCTTAAGGAACCAATTAAGCAATGGAGATACAGATGAAAGCACTAAAAGTTATTTTTCTGAA GATGTATCTACCAAAGCAATTATCAATAGGACGTCTAGCGGATCCGACATTACACTATCGAGTTCCGATGACAGCTCCGGAGTTGAGACTCCGCGCGAAATTGGACTGagaaaaacaaacataaaactCACCACCAACCAGTTTATTCCAGCTATGCATCATGCTGCAGAGCCTGCTGTCAATGACTCAACATCAGTGCATGATTTACATCCGAGATCACAATGGGAATTGTCATCTAGCTCAGAGATTGGGTTAAGTACGGGTGATTCGAAAAATCCTTCTCATAATGCACTTTCGATGGAAAGATCCCAACAAGAAGCGTCCCATTTGGAGATTGAGAGACTGAAGGCTGAACTTGCTGCTCTGGCTAGGCAGATGAATGTCTCAGACATTGAACTACAGACCCTTAGGAAGCAAATTGTAAAGGAAAGCAAAAGAGGGCAGGATCTCACCAAGGAAATCATTATCTTGAAAGATGAAAGGGATGCACTCAAGATAGAATGTAACAATATCAGGTTGTTCCACAAGCGCATGGACGATGCCAAAGTTAGAAACAGGTCGCAGTTGGAAAATGGTGATCTCCATGCTTTTGTTGAAGAAATTAGACAAGAATTGAATTATGAGAAAGACACGAATGCAAATCTCCGATTACAGTTAAAAAAGATGCAAGAATCGAATGCTGAATTGGTCCTTGCTGTGCAGGACTTAGAAGAAATGTTGGAGCAGAAAAATAGAGATATGTGTAATGATTCTAATAAACGCGAACTACATAAAATTTCCCAAGAGTTAGGAATGAAGCTCTTAAAATGTGAAACAGAAGATGATGATGAACAGAAAGCATTGGACAAGTTTGTTAAGGAGAACAGCGATGCCAAGGAGACGCATTTgcttgagaaaaaaattatagactTGTATGGTGAAATCGAAATGTATAGAAGAGACAAAGAGGAGTTAGAGATGCAGGTGGAGCAGCTTGCATTGGACTATGAGATATTGAAACAGGAAAACCATGGTATTTCTCATAAGCTAGAGCAAAGCCAACTGCAGGAACAGTTAAATATGCAATGTGAGTGTTCATCTCCTCATGCTGCTATGAATGACATTGAAACTCACATTGAGAATCTGGAAAAAGAACTCAAGGAACAGTCACAAGATTTCTCAAATTCTTTAGCTACCATAAAGGAACTAGAAACTCATATCAGAAGATTAGAGGAGGAACTTGAAAAACAAGCACAAGGATTTGAAGCTGATCTAGAAGCAGTGGCATGCGAAAAAGTCGATCAAGAGCAAAGAGCCATCCAAGCTGAGGAAGCTTTGCGAAAGACAAGACTTAAAAATGCTAACACTGCTGAGAGACTTCAAGAGGAATTCCAAAGGCTCTCAATGCAAATGACTTCTACAtttgatgaaaatgaaaagGCTACTATGAAAGCGTTGACAGAAGCAAGTGAACTGCGCGCGCAGAAAAAACTAGTGGAAGGAATGCTTCATAGAGTTGAAGAAGAGCTTCAATCAACTAAAGTCGATTACGAGGAAAAGTTGAACGATCTTTCCAACCAAATCGATACAATGACAGTTCAGATACGGCAGATGTTGGTGGAAATTGAAGACAAGTCTAAGAAGCTCGAAAATCAGACGAAGCTTGGGGAACAAGTTAATAGTGATTTCTCTGAGAAGATCGATATGCTACAAGCCGATAATGAAAAGCTTAAAGTGGAGATTTTGCACTTAAGTGAACAAGTAGAAGGAAAAGAAATTTTAAGATCTGACTTGGAACTTATGAAGAAATCAGTTGAGGAATCTGAAAGACAGTTACATAGAGGAACTGTGGAAAGAAATGAATTTATGAGTACAATTGCATTATTGAAGAAGGAAATGGAGGATTCGCTTAATGAgctaaataaaatgagaaatctCAAGgatgaaaaggaagaagaggctaCAATCTTGAAGTCAGAGTTGGAAGCTATTAGAGCTCAATGCAGTGATTTGAAACAGTCACTTTTTGAGGATGAGGCTGAGAAAGAAAAACTAAGAAAACAAATTTCTCAGTTAAAGAGTGAAATAAAGAAGAAAGGTGATGCATTAACCGGAATTGAGAAGAGGTTCAGGGATAGTAATGGACGCACACAACTTTCTGATGGAACTAAAACCATTCCAATCAACAAAAGAAATTCTTCTAGTCCTCAGAATTCCAAAGAAATGGCAAGTctgagagagaaaataaaaatgctTGAG GGCCTGATAAAGTCAAAGGAAGCTGCATTAGAAACTTCAAAAACTTCATCTatggaaaaggaaaaggaactcCAAACCAGAATTGTGGAGCTTGAGAACAAAGTGGAGGAATTCAATGAATATGTTAATTTACACAAG TTGACAGAGAAAGAAACAGGAACATCCATAATTGATACTGCAGACAACAATCTTAGTGAGATATTAACTGAACTGTCGTCATTGAAGGAAAGAAACAAATTGATGGAAAGCGAACTCAAAGAGATGCAAGAGAGATACTCAGAAATGAGTCTCAAATTCGCCGAGGTAGAAGGCGAAAGACAAATGCTTGTTATGATGGTACGAAACCTCAAGAGTAACCACAAGGGCTGA